The following are from one region of the Jatrophihabitans telluris genome:
- the nucS gene encoding endonuclease NucS, whose amino-acid sequence MRLVIARCSVDYIGRLTAHLPMAPRLLMVKNDGSVLVHADGGSYKPLNWMSPPCRLVEADGQWTVTNKAGEQLVITLEDVLHDSSHELGIDPGLVKDGVEAHLQVLLAEHIETLGDGYRLVRREYPTAIGPVDILARDPAGSAVAVEIKRRGEIDGVEQLTRYLELLNRDPLLAPVRGVFAAQEIKPQARTLAQDRGIECLVLDYNAMRGLDNSADRLF is encoded by the coding sequence GTGCGTCTGGTCATTGCTCGCTGCTCGGTCGATTACATCGGGCGACTGACCGCCCATCTGCCCATGGCGCCGCGGCTGCTGATGGTCAAGAACGACGGGTCCGTCCTCGTCCACGCCGATGGTGGTTCCTACAAGCCGCTCAACTGGATGTCGCCGCCGTGCAGGCTGGTCGAGGCCGATGGCCAGTGGACGGTGACCAACAAGGCCGGTGAGCAGCTGGTGATCACGCTCGAGGACGTGCTGCACGATTCCAGTCACGAACTCGGCATCGATCCGGGCCTGGTCAAGGACGGGGTCGAAGCCCACCTGCAGGTACTGCTGGCCGAACACATCGAGACCCTGGGCGACGGGTACCGCCTGGTTCGCCGGGAGTACCCCACCGCGATCGGCCCGGTGGACATCCTGGCCCGCGATCCGGCGGGGTCGGCGGTCGCCGTGGAGATCAAGCGTCGGGGCGAGATCGACGGTGTCGAGCAGCTGACCCGCTACCTGGAACTGCTCAACCGGGATCCGCTCCTGGCCCCGGTTCGCGGCGTGTTCGCCGCTCAGGAGATCAAGCCGCAGGCCCGAACGCTGGCTCAGGACCGGGGGATCGAGTGCCTGGTGCTGGACTACAACGCCATGCGCGGCCTCGACAACTCCGCCGACCGGCTGTTCTGA
- a CDS encoding aldehyde dehydrogenase family protein, whose protein sequence is MTAVSSPSSPPESTAPARPAGREDGTFESVNPATGASLGRYAVADSAEVDDVVARARDGAVWWQSLGEPGRRTILRRWRAELVARSDELARLIHLENGKTMADAVIEVSIAIAHLDWAARHARTVLGKRRVNPGVLAPNHAATVEYLPFGVVGVIGPWNYPVHTPMGSISYALAAGNAVVFKPSEYTPGIGQWLVDSFAPLVEDRAVFVLVTGLGATGAALCRAGIDKLAFTGSARTGKLVMAACAEHLTPCLVECGGKDPMIVAADANLDLAVDQALWGAMSNGGQTCAGVERVYVEAAVYADFVERVAVRARQLRSGGAGAGAGAGGGGAHDHVPDYGPITMPGQLEVIARHIDAALADGGRAVVGGPNSVRPPYVDPVVLVDVPADSIAVTEETFGPTVVVSQVADLDEAVRRANSTTYGLGASVFSRRQGRQVADRLDAGMVSINSVLTYASIPGLPWGGSKDSGFGRIHGPDGLREFARSRAVTRERFPIPLKVTSFARGEKAIGQLRQLVRARWGHR, encoded by the coding sequence ATGACTGCGGTGTCGTCGCCTTCCAGCCCGCCCGAATCGACCGCCCCGGCTCGGCCAGCCGGTCGCGAGGACGGCACCTTCGAGTCGGTCAACCCGGCCACCGGCGCGTCGCTGGGCCGATATGCCGTCGCCGATTCGGCCGAGGTCGACGACGTCGTGGCCCGGGCCAGGGACGGGGCCGTCTGGTGGCAGTCGCTGGGGGAGCCCGGGCGGCGAACGATTCTCCGACGGTGGCGTGCCGAACTGGTGGCCAGGTCCGACGAACTGGCGCGCCTGATTCACCTCGAGAACGGCAAGACGATGGCCGACGCGGTCATCGAGGTCAGCATCGCGATCGCCCACCTGGACTGGGCCGCCCGGCACGCGCGCACGGTTCTCGGCAAGCGCCGTGTCAATCCAGGCGTCCTCGCCCCCAACCACGCAGCAACCGTGGAGTACCTGCCGTTCGGGGTCGTCGGCGTCATCGGTCCCTGGAACTACCCGGTGCACACGCCGATGGGTTCGATCTCCTATGCCCTTGCGGCCGGCAACGCGGTGGTCTTCAAGCCGAGCGAGTACACCCCGGGGATCGGGCAGTGGCTGGTCGATTCCTTCGCGCCGTTGGTCGAGGATCGCGCGGTGTTCGTCCTGGTCACCGGACTCGGCGCGACCGGGGCCGCGCTGTGCCGGGCCGGCATCGACAAGCTGGCCTTCACCGGTTCGGCCCGCACCGGCAAGCTGGTGATGGCGGCCTGTGCCGAGCATCTCACCCCCTGCCTGGTGGAGTGTGGCGGCAAGGATCCGATGATCGTGGCGGCCGACGCGAACCTCGACCTCGCGGTGGACCAAGCGCTCTGGGGTGCGATGTCCAACGGTGGTCAGACCTGCGCAGGCGTCGAGCGCGTCTACGTCGAGGCAGCGGTCTACGCCGACTTCGTCGAACGGGTGGCCGTGCGAGCTCGTCAACTCCGATCCGGCGGTGCCGGTGCCGGTGCCGGTGCCGGTGGCGGTGGCGCACACGATCATGTCCCGGACTACGGCCCGATCACGATGCCGGGCCAGCTCGAGGTCATCGCTCGGCACATCGATGCCGCCCTGGCTGACGGTGGGCGCGCGGTGGTCGGCGGCCCGAACTCGGTGCGCCCTCCGTACGTGGACCCGGTGGTGCTCGTGGACGTGCCGGCCGATTCGATCGCGGTCACCGAGGAGACGTTCGGACCCACCGTCGTAGTGAGCCAGGTCGCCGATCTGGACGAGGCCGTACGACGGGCCAACTCCACGACCTACGGGCTCGGGGCTTCGGTCTTCAGCCGGCGCCAGGGCAGACAGGTCGCAGACCGGCTCGACGCGGGCATGGTGAGCATCAACTCCGTACTGACCTACGCCTCGATTCCGGGCCTGCCGTGGGGTGGCAGCAAGGACTCCGGCTTCGGGCGCATCCACGGCCCGGACGGGCTGCGGGAGTTCGCGCGTTCGCGAGCCGTCACGCGGGAGCGCTTCCCGATCCCGCTCAAGGTCACGAGTTTTGCCCGCGGCGAGAAGGCTATCGGGCAGTTACGGCAACTGGTTCGAGCCCGGTGGGGCCACCGCTGA
- a CDS encoding 3-hydroxyacyl-CoA dehydrogenase family protein, protein MTREFKRVGVVGLGTMGAGIVEVFARQGLQVVAVDRDEEAVTRGRGHLQTSTGRAVARGKLTEQDAATLVDRVSFNTELKAMADVDLVVEAVPENLDLKRSIFAALDEICPPETILATNTSSLSVTEIAVATGRPGKVVGLHFFNPAPVMKLVEIVRSVVTEPDVVADIEAFAAALGKTDVTIGDRAGFIANALLFGYLNHAAAMYESHYASREDIDASMKLGCGLPMGPLALLDLIGLDTAYEILDTMYKQSRDRLHAPTPIFKQMITAGLLGRKTGRGFYSYEKADSPVVIADPQTPSSEPLSGGRTVDSVGVVGSGTMATGIVEVLAKAGLDVHYVARGADKVARVRNAVERSTAKAVERGKMSPADRDGALSHISGSSELADLAQVDLVVEAVVEDLSVKRLLFAELDAVCKPGAVLATTTSSLPVIECAAATSRPGEVIGMHFFNPAAVMKLVEVVSTVATEAEVETTVLQLTARIGKHAVRCGDRAGFIVNALLFPYLNDAVRMLEAHYATSEDIDSAMKVGCGYPMGPFELLDVVGLDVSLAIQRVLYLEFREPGFAPAPLLEHLVTAGRLGRKTGKGFREYA, encoded by the coding sequence ATGACGCGAGAGTTCAAGCGAGTCGGTGTGGTCGGGCTCGGCACCATGGGCGCCGGGATCGTCGAGGTGTTCGCCCGTCAAGGCCTTCAGGTCGTCGCCGTCGACCGCGACGAGGAGGCCGTCACCCGCGGCCGGGGACATCTGCAGACCTCGACCGGTCGGGCCGTGGCCCGCGGCAAGCTCACCGAGCAGGATGCGGCCACCCTGGTCGATCGGGTCAGCTTCAACACCGAACTCAAGGCAATGGCTGATGTCGACCTCGTCGTCGAGGCCGTGCCGGAAAACCTCGATCTGAAAAGGTCGATCTTCGCCGCGCTGGACGAGATATGTCCGCCCGAGACGATCCTGGCCACCAACACCTCGTCCTTGTCGGTCACCGAGATCGCCGTCGCGACGGGGCGTCCGGGCAAGGTCGTCGGGCTGCACTTCTTCAATCCCGCGCCGGTGATGAAGCTCGTCGAGATCGTCCGCAGCGTGGTCACCGAGCCCGACGTCGTCGCCGACATCGAAGCGTTCGCCGCTGCGCTCGGCAAGACGGACGTGACCATCGGCGATCGGGCCGGGTTCATCGCCAACGCCCTGCTGTTCGGCTATCTCAACCACGCCGCGGCAATGTACGAATCCCACTACGCCAGCCGCGAGGACATCGACGCGTCGATGAAGCTCGGTTGCGGGTTGCCCATGGGTCCACTGGCCTTGCTCGACCTGATCGGTCTGGACACCGCGTACGAGATCCTCGACACGATGTACAAGCAATCGCGCGACCGGTTGCATGCACCGACCCCGATCTTCAAGCAGATGATCACCGCGGGCCTGCTCGGCCGTAAGACGGGCCGCGGCTTCTACAGCTACGAGAAGGCCGACTCGCCCGTCGTGATCGCCGATCCGCAGACACCGAGCAGCGAACCGCTGTCCGGCGGGCGAACGGTCGACTCGGTCGGGGTGGTCGGCTCTGGCACCATGGCGACCGGCATCGTCGAGGTGCTGGCCAAGGCGGGTCTGGACGTGCACTACGTCGCCCGGGGCGCGGACAAGGTGGCCAGGGTCCGCAACGCCGTCGAGCGATCGACTGCGAAAGCCGTTGAGCGCGGCAAGATGTCGCCTGCCGATCGCGACGGGGCATTGAGCCACATCAGCGGTTCGAGCGAGCTCGCCGATCTCGCTCAGGTCGACCTGGTCGTCGAGGCCGTGGTCGAGGATCTGTCGGTGAAGCGGCTGCTGTTTGCCGAGCTCGATGCGGTGTGCAAGCCCGGCGCCGTTCTGGCCACCACGACGTCCTCGCTGCCGGTCATCGAGTGCGCCGCGGCCACCAGCCGTCCGGGCGAGGTCATCGGAATGCACTTCTTCAACCCGGCAGCCGTCATGAAGCTGGTCGAGGTCGTCAGCACGGTGGCCACCGAGGCCGAGGTGGAGACCACCGTGCTGCAGTTGACCGCAAGGATCGGCAAGCACGCCGTCCGGTGCGGGGACCGGGCCGGTTTCATCGTCAACGCCTTGCTGTTTCCGTACCTCAACGACGCGGTGCGCATGCTGGAGGCGCACTACGCCACCAGTGAGGACATCGACTCGGCCATGAAGGTCGGCTGCGGCTACCCGATGGGCCCGTTCGAGCTTCTGGACGTCGTGGGCCTGGACGTCTCACTGGCCATTCAGCGGGTGCTCTACCTGGAGTTCCGCGAGCCGGGCTTCGCCCCCGCGCCGTTGCTGGAGCATCTCGTCACGGCCGGCCGGTTGGGGCGCAAGACCGGCAAGGGCTTCCGCGAATACGCTTGA
- a CDS encoding hydroxymethylglutaryl-CoA lyase produces MSARQLPDQIGWDGLPERVTICEVGPRDGLQNESGVVDLAVKLEFLDRLADAGHTLIEATSFVHPAWVPQLADAQELLAKLDRRPGVRYPVLVPNATGLDRALAAGVEQIAIFGSATETFARKNLNRSRSESVAMFAPVVSRARAEGLAVRAYLSMCFGDPWEGRVPLRQVADAAGELMALGCTELSVGDTIGVATPGQVRALLAMLSGDGIDLDQVAVHFHDTYGQALANTLAALQCGVHIVDASAGGLGGCPYAESATGNLATEDLLWQLDGLGVQTGVDLDKLVSTSVWMAERLGRPSPSRVVQALG; encoded by the coding sequence ATGTCCGCACGACAACTGCCTGATCAGATCGGCTGGGACGGGTTACCCGAGCGGGTGACCATCTGTGAGGTCGGTCCCCGCGACGGCTTGCAGAACGAGTCCGGCGTCGTCGACCTCGCGGTGAAGCTGGAGTTCCTCGATCGGCTGGCCGACGCTGGTCACACCCTGATCGAGGCCACCAGCTTCGTGCACCCCGCCTGGGTCCCGCAGCTGGCCGATGCCCAAGAGCTGCTGGCCAAACTCGATCGGCGTCCCGGTGTTCGATACCCCGTCCTGGTTCCCAACGCGACCGGTCTGGACCGTGCTCTGGCGGCCGGCGTCGAGCAGATCGCGATCTTCGGCAGCGCTACCGAGACCTTCGCCCGCAAGAACCTGAACCGGTCCCGGAGCGAGTCCGTGGCCATGTTCGCGCCCGTCGTGAGCCGGGCTCGCGCGGAGGGACTGGCCGTGCGGGCTTACCTGTCGATGTGTTTCGGCGATCCGTGGGAGGGCCGGGTGCCACTTCGGCAGGTAGCCGACGCTGCCGGGGAACTGATGGCGCTGGGGTGCACCGAGCTCAGCGTGGGTGACACCATCGGGGTCGCGACACCGGGGCAGGTCCGTGCCCTGCTGGCGATGCTGTCCGGGGACGGGATCGATCTCGACCAGGTGGCGGTCCACTTCCACGACACCTACGGCCAAGCGCTGGCCAACACGCTGGCCGCGTTGCAATGCGGTGTGCACATCGTCGACGCGTCGGCCGGCGGCCTGGGTGGCTGCCCGTACGCCGAGAGCGCGACCGGCAACCTGGCGACCGAGGATCTCCTCTGGCAACTCGACGGTCTGGGCGTGCAGACGGGTGTCGACCTGGACAAGCTGGTCAGCACCAGCGTCTGGATGGCCGAACGCCTGGGGCGCCCGAGCCCGTCGCGCGTCGTGCAGGCCTTGGGCTGA